A region of the Drosophila ananassae strain 14024-0371.13 chromosome XL, ASM1763931v2, whole genome shotgun sequence genome:
agtgaggtgacgcggggtctacttgtggtccgcttcacgggagcaacacttgaagtagactcaTATGCCATgggggttctacttgtggtccgtttacacaggagccactcgaagtagagaGCTGTTTTAGAGTCCaaacttgtgaaccgttttacacaggatcactcgaagtaggtcagttttaagtgccgtagtccAAACACTGGGTAACGAGAcaattcactctgatttcgcaactatttttatttcagaagaacattttttatataagatgctaaattatacatacttaaatctaaggaaggtcaatgttatggacgtgctaaaactaatgttaatgcaacccacctctgagtctgctaactcagattgcttgtttATGCATTGCTAGTACATGCTTGGTTTTTGCTTGGTTTTGGTCAGCTGGTCATTCTTCTTgatgataatgctgatttctgcttctggcgccgtctactagtgctgggttattaggttggatattgtttatgcttattgctaattattactaggtgtgctaataggttagtgggttgtattgcaacatgctgatgTGTATTGGATTAAATTACTAGTGTGCatctagggtagtaggtcttggcaataggtgccaacattctcccccccccattgaggtactcaaaaATAGAGGCTGTTGTGTCATTCTATGCACCACTTTCAGTATGTCTTTTGATCATGTCGTTGCTCTTCTTTCAGGTTATTGGTCCTTACTACGGTCGTACATAGTGGGCCTGTCATGATCGGGACTCCTGTATACTGGAGTTTATGGACGAATATTGTCGCAGCCTCCGGTTCCGATGTCAACTTCTGGTACGATGGCCGCATCATGCCTCGCGGCGGTACCCCCGCCTCTCTAGGAATGGAGGACCGCGACCTGATTCTCGTGGAGTTCCGCCCGTCCCCTCCGCCCTCGTGCAGTTGCTGGGGTGTCCTCACACCCCTGGCACACCCTGCCCATGCGGCTACGAGGATCGCTACTCCCAACATTATTACCCCGGAGTATTGATGAGCCAGATTCCAGCCTGCCTCGTTGTCCACATCTTCCTGCGTCTGCTTCGTCCATGTTTTTAATCCCTGCACCTCTGCATGTAGTCGGTCTAGCTGGTCCAGTGTTGACTCCAATTGCCCTTCTGTGGTCTTTCGTGAACATAGCTCCCTGACATCTTTACTGTTCCTGATGAGTTGAATTGACACACAATCTGGCCTGATTGTCAGTTTGCCCACGCCTTCGATGATGATTTGATCTTTTTCGGCTGAGCAGACATAGgtcattgttattggcttTGTGGTCCCAAAGATCCATGCATTCTGTTCTGTCAATTGAACCCAATAATTGGTCCCCTTGATTGGCTCTGGTTTACACTCCCCTATCCGATGTCTTGATAGTGCTGCCATTGTACACGAAAGTTGATGGGCATCCGGGCCAAAGAGTGTCTGCTTGAATTCGCATACCTTATTTCCGTTCGTCCCGCTGATGCACTGCTGAAGGTGTTCTAGACTGATTGCGAAGTGATGTTTTCGGTGGTCATCTATTGCCAGATATCTAGTTTCCGTCTTGGTTATCACCAAGCCTTCCCTCGTTATTTGAGGAATTGGCTCCATCCGATACACCGTGAATTCGTCTTCTTCGACCAATGGGATGCTCGTATGGAAAATTAATAAGTCTTCGGTTTCTTGTACCCGAGTGGTCGCGAGCCGATATACATCTCGAGTTGTCTCACTAGTGATGGGTAGTCGTCTTCCTGGTGGAAagtgtgtttgtatttttgtaatcACCTGTTTTACTTGTTCCACCGAAACCAACGCAGGGCTTAGTTTTCCTTCGTGTGCACCGATTAGTACATTCAACACTGCATCCTGGACTCGACGAATGTGGCTTGCTACGACGACCAATTCTGAGACTGCATGCGGAAGATACCGATCAGCCGCATGGCTTCTCACCTTGATTCTGGCCAGACTGGCTTCTAAGTCCTGCATCCTCTTCTGAGTTTcgatcgtcgtcctcctcataATGTTGATGGTGGTATCCAAAATTGACGTGTGGTTGTCCACTATTTTATAAGTGATGCTTTCTTGGGCTCTTAGTTTGCCAATAATCTCTTTCATCCGTTTGGCATATTGATCATCGAGTATTCCGAGACCATTCGCGATATCGTTGATGATGCATTAACTGATCTGCATCTTGGATTTTCGCCACTTCCTGTTGCAACGTTTGTATGATCGTGGGGCAGACCTCGTATGCCGTTGGGCACCATTTTTTTATAGATTGGATACCTTGTTTAACTGTCTCGATTTCTCGTGCCAATTGACTGAGGTCAAAGAATGCGATGAGTGTCCACTTGGCAGATTTGATTGATATCCTATCGGTGGCTTCTATGATGGTCCCGGTCACGTTGTTAATTGGAATGATGGCCACAGGGTTAACGGCCTTCCTTTCTGGTGGTGTTGAGGTGGGCAGAGTCAGTCCGGGTATCACCCAGACGAGTATTATTGTTAGgagaagcatttttttttattgattggtTTCTTCCTTCTGATTGTTGATTGGTAGCACCGCCAGTCGATGTATAGACCATGTTATGTTGCCGGATGTTGTTCGTATTTCTGCAACTCGGATCTCGCCGTCTTTACCAGGATGGACTGCTACATTCGTCCGAGGGGCCAGTTCAACGGAGCGATGTTGTCTTCCTTTATTATAACCAGATCACCAATCTTTACCGTCGTACAACTTCTTGTCCACTTTGACCGATTCTGTAACTCATGTAGGTACTCGTGGCTCCAGCGTGTCCAGAATTCTTTTCGTAATAGTTCGAGACGCTTCCACCGAGTGAGTAAACCTGTGCGTCGGCTTGATTGGTCAATATCGTGTGATGCCGTTAGAGGTTCCCCAATCAGGAAATGCCCTGGCGTTAATACCGTAAGATCCCTTGGACTGGAAGAGACAGATGTCAACGGGCGAGAATTTAGAATGGCTTCAATATCGATGACTATGGTTTCGAGTTCTTCATGAGTTAGTGTGGCGGTATATAACATTCGTTTCAATAGATGCTTTGCTGATTTTACTGCGGCTTCCCACAGACATTTCCTGATTggggatcacgtcggggtcaccaaatgtgcGTACGTACAGCGTTATGTATCGCGGGAGTatcggtaggtcccggagtcgtagtcaaagaacgtaaatagtctgattTAATTTActtggattctgcaagggactgctcgggttgaccagacgcttgctgtgatcaggctggagttgatgtggggtgcttgaagtccttgGCTGCTtgtcctcaagtaccggtggtatggtggttcggctgagtCCTTAtaggccggtcctactggcggtccgttttacgggagcaacactcgaagtaggttgggtatcgcggggtctgctggtggtccgtttcacaggagcaacactcgaagtagaccggtatgccgcgggatcaacttgtggtccgtttacacaggagccactcgaagtagatagctgTTTTAGAGTCCaaacttgtgaaccgttttacacaggatcacacgAAGTAGGTCAGTTTCCAACGATGTTCAGTGTTATGGTTTCCAACGATGTTCAGTGCAACGTTATGGACGTGCttaaactaatgttaatgccagggtaacccacctctgagtctgctgactcagattgcttgtttATGCATTGCTAGTACATGCTTGGTTGTGGTCAGCCGGTCATTCTTCttgctgataatgctgatttctgcttctggcgccatctactagtgctgggttatcaggttggatattgtttatgcttattgctaattattactaagtgtgccaataggttaatGGATTGTAtattgtatattgcgacatgctgatgtatATTTGATCAAATTACCAGAGTTTAattagggtagtaggtcttggcaataggtgccaaaaatgtgtgaaaaatttttatttagatccgagcattactttttgagttacgttgcgcaccgacttgaaaaagttgttttaagaaaaacgcgtctaaatttttaaaagcaattgaaagtatatggataaaaagaaactagaaaatcggtatctcagcaagttttagttcgatcgacatgaaactttctcaggataatgttctattatataaacaatgaaaaaaaattttttttgaagtctcaaaccattctGCCCCCTTAagtcaaaatttttttatgaatataaaaaaatataggtAAGCACCGGTTTATACATAGTTATCAATgggaaatttaataaaaacgcagtgcgcagaaaacatatatataatatatttaatatatacatacatatttgtaATAATTTAAGTTGTTCGCTttcttatta
Encoded here:
- the LOC123257556 gene encoding uncharacterized protein LOC123257556, encoding MLLLTIILVWVIPGLTLPTSTPPERKAVNPVAIIPINNVTGTIIEATDRISIKSAKWTLIAFFDLSQLAREIETVKQGIQSIKKWCPTAYEVCPTIIQTLQQEVAKIQDADQLMHHQRYRECGQPHVNFGYHHQHYEEDDDRNSEEDAGLRSQSGQNQGRRLPITSETTRDVYRLATTRVQETEDLLIFHTSIPLVEEDEFTVYRMEPIPQITREGLVITKTETRYLAIDDHRKHHFAISLEHLQQCISGTNGNKVCEFKQTLFGPDAHQLSCTMAALSRHRIGECKPEPIKGTNYWVQLTEQNAWIFGTTKPITMTYVCSAEKDQIIIEGVGKLTIRPDCVSIQLIRNSKDVRELCSRKTTEGQLESTLDQLDRLHAEVQGLKTWTKQTQEDVDNEAGWNLAHQYSGVIMLGVAILVAAWAGCARGVRTPQQLHEGGGDGRNSTRIRSRSSIPREAGVPPRGMMRPSYQKLTSEPEAATIFVHKLQYTGVPIMTGPLCTTVVRTNNLKEEQRHDQKTY